The following coding sequences lie in one Cygnus olor isolate bCygOlo1 chromosome 8, bCygOlo1.pri.v2, whole genome shotgun sequence genomic window:
- the PRPF38B gene encoding pre-mRNA-splicing factor 38B, whose product MAVTVAALPTALSPNSERDGRLSSAPGAPEAAGPALPALPSPLPLSPGPSLRRRRAAPRGLAGSAPEGAGVTSAGAAILSAVGGGSARPVPSRPPRRPRAAAMANNSPAVGAGNCQGQQAAQHQPGAAPPGQQQLQSGAPKPAASGKQGNVLPLWGNEKTMNLNPMILTNILSSPYFKVQLYELKTYHEVVDEIYFKVTHVEPWEKGSRKTAGQTGMCGGVRGVGTGGIVSTAFCLLYKLFTLKLTRKQVMGLITHTDSPYIRALGFMYIRYTQPPTDLWDWFESFLDDEEDLDVKAGGGCVMTIGEMLRSFLTKLEWFSTLFPRIPVPVQKTIDQQIKSRPRKIKKDGKEGMEEIDRHVERRRSRSPRRSISPRRSPRRSRSRSHHREPHGSSSFDRELERERERQRLEREAKEREKERRRSRSTDRTLERRRSRSRERYRSRSRSRDRKGDRRDRDREREKENERSRKKERDYDKERGSEREKDSDRSRERSKERRSKGDTEERRHKDDKDDKKHRDDKRDSKKERKHSRSRSRERKHRSRSRSKNTGKRSRSRSKDKSSKHKSESKEKSNKRSRSRSRGRTDSVEKSKKRDHSPSKERSRKRSRSKDRSHKHDPSDSKDHSDKHDRRRSQSTERESQEKQHKNKDETV is encoded by the exons ATGGCCGTGACTGTCGCGGCTCTCCCCACGGCGCTGTCACCAAATTCAGAGAGAGACGGGCGCTTAAGCTCAGCTCCGGGGGCTCCTGAGGCGGCGGGGCCCGCGCTCcccgccctcccctccccgctcccgcTCTCCCCGGGCCCCTCCCTCCGgcgccgccgcgctgccccgcGGGGATTGGCGGGCTCGGCCCCGGAAGGCGCAGGCGTCACTTCCGCGGGGGCCGCCATCTTGTCGGCAGTCGGCGGAGGCAGcgcccgtcccgtcccgtcgCGGCCGCCCCGcaggccccgcgccgccgccatGGCCAACAACAGCCCCGCCGTGGGCGCCGGCAACTGCCAGGGGCAGCAGGCGGCCCAGCACCAGCCCGGCGCCGCGCCCccgggccagcagcagctgcagagcggCGCCCCGAAGCCGGCGGCCTCCGGCAAGCAGGGCAACGTGCTGCCGCTGTGGGGCAACGAGAAGACCATGAACCTCAACCCCATGATCCTCACCAACATTCTCTCGTCGCCCTACTTCAAGGTGCAGCTCTACGAGCTGAAGACGTACCACGAGGTGGTGGACGAGATCTACTTCAAG GTTACACATGTTGAACCATGGGAAAAGGGGAGTAGAAAAACAGCAGGCCAGACAGGAATGTGTGGAGGG gtccGTGGTGTTGGAACTGGAGGAATTGTGTCTACTGCCTTTTGTCTGCTCTACAAATTATTTACACTGAAGCTCACCCGTAAGCAAGTGATGGGCCTTATAACTCATACAGACTCTCCATATATTAGGGCTCTTGGATTTATGTATATTAG GTACACACAACCACCTACAGATCTATGGGACTGGTTTGAATCCTTTCTTGATGATGAAGAG gACTTGGATGTGAAGGCAGGTGGGGGCTGTGTTATGACCATCGGGGAGATGCTTCGTTCCTTCCTCACTAAGCTGGAATGGTTTTCCACGTTGTTTCCAAGAATTCCTGTGCCAGTCCAGAAAACTATCGACCaacaaattaaaagcagacccagaaaaatcaagaaagacGGCAAGGAGGGAATGGAAGAAATAGACCGGCATGTAGAACGTAGACGTTCAAG gtctcCAAGGCGATCCATCAGTCCCAGGAGGTCTCCCAGAAGATCCAGAAGCAGAAGTCATCATCGGGAACCACATGGATCATCTAGCTTTGACAGAGAACTAGAACGAGAAAGAGAACGGCAGAGATTAGAACGTGAAGctaaggagagagaaaaagaaaggcgGAGATCTCGAAGTACTGATCGCACACTAGAACGGAGAcgaagcagaagcagagaacGGTACAGAAGCCGTAGTCGGAGTCGTGACAGGAAAGGAGATAGACGAGACAGGGACAGGGAAcgagagaaagaaaatgaacgCAGCcggaaaaaagagagagattatGATAAGGAGAGAGGTAGCGAGAGGGAAAAAGATAGCGATCGGTCTAGGGAAAGatcaaaagaaaggagaagtaAGGGTGATACAGAAGAGAGAAGACACAAGGATGACAAAGATGACAAGAAACACCGGGATGATAAGAGGGATtccaaaaaagagagaaaacatagTAGAAGTCGAAGCCGGGAAAGAAAGCATAGGAGTAGAAGTCGAAGTAAGAATACAGGTAAGcgcagcagaagcaggagcaaAGACAAATCAAGTAAACATAAAAGTGAAAGTaaagagaaatcaaataaaCGAAGTaggagcagaagcagaggaagaacagaTAGTGTCGAGAAGTCCAAAAAACGAGACCACAGTCCCAGTAAAGAAAGATCTAGAAAGCGTAGTAGAAGCAAAGACCGTTCCCACAAACATGATCCCAGTGATAGCAAGGACCATTCGGACAAACACGATCGTCGAAGGAGCCAAAGTACAGAGCGAGAGAGCcaagaaaagcaacacaaaaacaaagatgAGACTGTGTGA